The following proteins come from a genomic window of Musa acuminata AAA Group cultivar baxijiao chromosome BXJ1-7, Cavendish_Baxijiao_AAA, whole genome shotgun sequence:
- the LOC135678977 gene encoding nucleobase-ascorbate transporter 6-like isoform X2 translates to MFPTASPALLPGRFLRTMRGTQGALIVASVVQIIIGFSGLWRLVTRFLSPLSAAPLVALAGFGLYQLGFPGVAKCIEIGLPQLIVLVIVSQYVPHAIHLKKNIFDRFAVIFSVAIVWLYAFILTVGGAYRHAAPKTQQHCRTDRSGLVAASPWIRIPYPFQWGAPTFEAGEAFAMMVASFVALVESTGTFIAVSRYASATQVPPSILSRGVGWQGIGILLDGIFGTANGSTASVENAGLLALTRVGSRRVVQISAGFMIFFSILGKFGAVFASIPGSIIAALYCLFFAYVGAAGLGLLQFSNLNSFRTKFILGFSVFLGLSIPQYFKEYTSVAGYGPVHTGARWFNDIVNVIFSSEALVAGFVAYFLDNTMQLHESSTRKDRGYHFWDKFRTFKKDPRSEEFYSLPFKLNRFFTPD, encoded by the exons ATGTTTCCTACTGCATCACCAGCCCTCCTCCCTGGC AGATTCCTGCGGACCATGCGGGGGACGCAGGGCGCGCTGATCGTTGCTTCAGTCGTCCAGATCATAATAGGCTTCAGCGGCCTATGGCGTTTGGTCACAAG ATTCCTTAGTCCTCTTTCGGCTGCACCGTTGGTCGCTTTGGCTGGCTTCGGCCTCTATCAACTTGGCTTCCCTGGA GTTGCAAAATGCATTGAGATTGGACTTCCACAGCTAATAGTGCTAGTAATAGTTTCGCAG TATGTACCGCATGCAATACATTTGAAGAAGAACATCTTTGACCGTTTTGCTGTCATATTCTCCGTCGCTATTGTATGGCTTTATGCATTCATCCTCACTGTAGGAGGTGCATATAGGCATGCGGCACCAAAAACTCAACAACATTGTCGTACCGATCGTTCTGGTCTCGTCGCTGCATCTCCTTG GATAAGAATACCATACCCCTTCCAATGGGGAGCCCCAACCTTTGAAGCCGGAGAAGCTTTTGCAATGATGGTTGCTTCTTTTGTTGCTCTTGTGGAG TCAACTGGTACTTTCATTGCGGTCTCGAGGTATGCAAGCGCGACACAAGTGCCCCCTTCGATCCTAAGTCGGGGCGTCGGTTGGCAG GGAATTGGGATATTGTTGGATGGGATATTTGGAACGGCCAATGGTTCCACAGCGTCCGT TGAAAATGCTGGCTTGCTAGCCTTGACTCGTGTTGGCAGCCGAAGAGTGGTTCAAATATCTGCAGGATTCATGATATTCTTTTCCATACTCG GAAAATTTGGAGCTGTTTTTGCGTCCATTCCAGGATCAATCATTGCAGCACTATACTGTCTTTTCTTTGCTTATGTTG GTGCTGCAGGACTCGGTTTACTTCAATTCAGCAACCTCAACAGCTTCAGGACAAAGTTCATCTTAGGATTCTCTGTGTTTCTGGGCTTGTCCATTCCACAATACTTCAAGGAGTATACTTCTGTTGCTGGCTATGGACCTGTACATACTGGTGCAAGATGG TTCAACGATATCGTCAACGTCATCTTCTCCTCGGAAGCGCTTGTTGCGGGTTTTGTGGCATATTTCTTGGACAACACTATGCAGTTGCATGAGAGCTCAACCAGGAAAGATAGGGGGTATCACTTCTGGGACAAGTTCAGGACCTTTAAGAAGGACCCCAGAAGTGAGGAGTTCTACTCCTTGCCATTTAAGCTCAACAGGTTCTTCACACCAGACTGA
- the LOC135678977 gene encoding nucleobase-ascorbate transporter 6-like isoform X1 translates to MAGGGGGGSAGAAPKQDDTQPHPVKEQLPNVSYCITSPPPWPEAILLGFQHYLVMLGTTVIIPTVLVPQMGGGNDEKARVIQTFLFVAGLNTLLQTLFGTRLPAVIGGSYTFVVPTISIILNDRYNDIIDPHKRFLRTMRGTQGALIVASVVQIIIGFSGLWRLVTRFLSPLSAAPLVALAGFGLYQLGFPGVAKCIEIGLPQLIVLVIVSQYVPHAIHLKKNIFDRFAVIFSVAIVWLYAFILTVGGAYRHAAPKTQQHCRTDRSGLVAASPWIRIPYPFQWGAPTFEAGEAFAMMVASFVALVESTGTFIAVSRYASATQVPPSILSRGVGWQGIGILLDGIFGTANGSTASVENAGLLALTRVGSRRVVQISAGFMIFFSILGKFGAVFASIPGSIIAALYCLFFAYVGAAGLGLLQFSNLNSFRTKFILGFSVFLGLSIPQYFKEYTSVAGYGPVHTGARWFNDIVNVIFSSEALVAGFVAYFLDNTMQLHESSTRKDRGYHFWDKFRTFKKDPRSEEFYSLPFKLNRFFTPD, encoded by the exons ATggctggtggtggaggtggaggaTCGGCGGGAGCAGCGCCGAAGCAAGACGACACACAGCCCCACCCCGTGAAGGAGCAGCTACCTAATGTTTCCTACTGCATCACCAGCCCTCCTCCCTGGC CCGAGGCTATTCTTCTTGGGTTCCAGCATTACCTCGTGATGCTAGGCACCACCGTTATCATTCCTACCGTTCTTGTTCCTCAGATGGGTGGAGGAAAT GATGAGAAGGCCAGAGTCATACAAACATTTCTTTTTGTGGCTGGGTTGAACACTCTGTTGCAAACACTTTTTGGCACTCGTTTACCCGCTGTAATTGGAGGTTCATACACCTTTGTTGTGCCCACCATCTCAATCATTCTGAACGATCGTTACAACGACATCATCGATCCTCACAAG AGATTCCTGCGGACCATGCGGGGGACGCAGGGCGCGCTGATCGTTGCTTCAGTCGTCCAGATCATAATAGGCTTCAGCGGCCTATGGCGTTTGGTCACAAG ATTCCTTAGTCCTCTTTCGGCTGCACCGTTGGTCGCTTTGGCTGGCTTCGGCCTCTATCAACTTGGCTTCCCTGGA GTTGCAAAATGCATTGAGATTGGACTTCCACAGCTAATAGTGCTAGTAATAGTTTCGCAG TATGTACCGCATGCAATACATTTGAAGAAGAACATCTTTGACCGTTTTGCTGTCATATTCTCCGTCGCTATTGTATGGCTTTATGCATTCATCCTCACTGTAGGAGGTGCATATAGGCATGCGGCACCAAAAACTCAACAACATTGTCGTACCGATCGTTCTGGTCTCGTCGCTGCATCTCCTTG GATAAGAATACCATACCCCTTCCAATGGGGAGCCCCAACCTTTGAAGCCGGAGAAGCTTTTGCAATGATGGTTGCTTCTTTTGTTGCTCTTGTGGAG TCAACTGGTACTTTCATTGCGGTCTCGAGGTATGCAAGCGCGACACAAGTGCCCCCTTCGATCCTAAGTCGGGGCGTCGGTTGGCAG GGAATTGGGATATTGTTGGATGGGATATTTGGAACGGCCAATGGTTCCACAGCGTCCGT TGAAAATGCTGGCTTGCTAGCCTTGACTCGTGTTGGCAGCCGAAGAGTGGTTCAAATATCTGCAGGATTCATGATATTCTTTTCCATACTCG GAAAATTTGGAGCTGTTTTTGCGTCCATTCCAGGATCAATCATTGCAGCACTATACTGTCTTTTCTTTGCTTATGTTG GTGCTGCAGGACTCGGTTTACTTCAATTCAGCAACCTCAACAGCTTCAGGACAAAGTTCATCTTAGGATTCTCTGTGTTTCTGGGCTTGTCCATTCCACAATACTTCAAGGAGTATACTTCTGTTGCTGGCTATGGACCTGTACATACTGGTGCAAGATGG TTCAACGATATCGTCAACGTCATCTTCTCCTCGGAAGCGCTTGTTGCGGGTTTTGTGGCATATTTCTTGGACAACACTATGCAGTTGCATGAGAGCTCAACCAGGAAAGATAGGGGGTATCACTTCTGGGACAAGTTCAGGACCTTTAAGAAGGACCCCAGAAGTGAGGAGTTCTACTCCTTGCCATTTAAGCTCAACAGGTTCTTCACACCAGACTGA